TATGACATAGTTTTTCAACATCATTTCAACCACCACCATCATGCTTCAGTAACTGCAACGAGTTAACCGTTCAACAAGTTCTGGACGGACCTCAATGCTGTGATCGggatctaaaaatattaacaaaaacattcaATGTGAAATTTGTCCCCGCGGTAGAATtcttaaagataataataacgataacaaCGACaatgagcatattattattatataatatttatgatatattgatatgagAATATGATGTATGAGAATGATGATGATATTACAATTTCAGTAACCAATTGATTCCATCACCATCACCGTAtgcatattaatgtattatacgttTACAgtctttattatattgtttatacatttataaaccaagtcgagtttagttattattattgtattagattGTTAGAACCAAGTtaggcgtgtgtgtgtgtactacTACATCACCACCGTCACACACAACACGTACGTTGAATATTTCATCGTAATTTGTTTTTGTCTGTACCATCATTGAAGCACCGGCTTTTCCGTTTCCGGAGGCTCCAGCAGACTCGTGTCCGTAGTCGGAACTGACAGACGCTAATGGAGCTTTGTCAGAGTTGCCGTACGCGGCACTGCCAGCAACAGCAGATGCTGAGGCGGAGGCAACACCGTTGTTCTGGTGGTGACCGTGAACCACGACTCCTGTAACATAGAAAAAGAAACaaataaccattattattttatgtataataattaataatattacactatatcCTATCAATCAATAACAATGATACACACGCGAGCGTAATgtacaaaacattattaatttatgacttttattattgtaaatgtatacCTGGTTGTCCTTGATGAATTTGTTTCTGGTTTAAGTACGTATTGACGGACTGTAATACATTGATGGGaatctaaacattaaaaaacaaacaattgaaTAAGCGATTTCTAtagcgtaataatatattagatattatacaggtacacgCTCGCGTACTATTGTAATGTGatgcatataaaaattatgttattatgtacacaaaaaATGTTTCTGTTATCGCATATAGGTAtccataaacaatatttaatgagCTCGTATACTGCGTTACGCTGTCATCGTATAGATACGTGCAGCTAAATTTTAATGCCGCATTTCGGATCATGGTTTCGTACCTAGTAGGTAGCTTAGCCAGTGTGGTATTTTTGGAGTTTAAACATCCACATCGACCGTACTTACGCAAACAATATATGTACTATATGATTcagatttctataaaatatattggttatttggttctatttcatatttgcattttatattattcatataaaaattgatGACTACAATGGAAAGTGTCTAAACCCTGCCcccctttatattatatttaaatttaatattaaaacagcctctaaaaaaaaatcctgcTACACCTGATCtagtacaatatataggtaaactcACGGCGAAAATCCTGTCGAATAAACCACCGCTACCGTTTCCGCCGATTCCAGCTCCAGCTCCTCCTGGGTAGTATGGCCCTTCGGGTTTTCCACTGTTACCGTATCCTCCGGTAGCTGGTTTCATTGGCATTCCGGTAGACACGAATTCGTTAACGCCGATGAATCCGGCTCCAGCTCCGGCACCTCCCGCACCGTACCCGCTACTGGCACCAAGGCCGTTGCCACCGGCGGAAGCCATAGCACTACCATCGTCGGCCAGAGAAGCAGCTGCGTGGAAACCTCCGAAGGATGCAGACACAGAGTCACCGTTCTTGGTAATGAACGATCCGGATTGGGCAATTTCCtgtaaattaacatatttttaataatatgtattatgttaaacCATACTaccagtactaaaaaaataataattaatagagtttttaattgatatatatatatatattattctctaaTATTGTCTAATCCCcttatatgtacattgtacaaagTACATCCATAAATAAAACCGGCAGTGTttagcacttaaaattcaaagaCACATTACTGTGTCATCTGTCTTAAGATGCCCCGCCCCCCCCTTAAAAGAAATGTCtgtttatagtgtttatacagCGTCGATGTGACGATGTTGACTGAATAAAGTGAGTGGATGTGACCGTGAATATACTTATGAAACGCGAGAGACTTTAACGACCGTTGAGATTTTAATAACACACactacataatacctatagtatattattatgtagaaacAAGGTTCACGTCAACAGCCTCAATGGTACCTGCTATCTTTTTCTATatacaaactatttattattactgtcgtCATTGTGCAGCGTATCGATAGGTAAAATTAGTGATTGGTTAGGCGAACGCAAATTTCTcaacactataatatgtcaatCGGTCGAATGTGTGAGAAAAACCATACAAAGTGATTTAGAAACATCTAGTGTTGTTGAATGTGCgcgtgtatatttataattatgtaatgagTATCCGCCTAGTGGATTTACTTGAGTACAACGACGTGTAATGGGAAATCGCGCGCAATAATAAAGACTGCCATAACGACGCTACTATAACattacaataactataatatgtgaGCCTTGATTAAGAAATCGTCATAATTACAATGTACGCGTGTAAAATTCATGTACATTTCGTGATACGCGTATGAAcgatttaataacataatattatgtttgtatgaatttaataatattttcgttaacTAATAAGCGTAATTGGCGCGATCGACTACCGGAACGACGAGCGTCCGTTGGTAGATATTtcgtatacctatctataataatatatattataatgtacatcaGTCAACGTCCTTGTGCACAAGTCAGCGGGGTGATCTATGTGTCTACGTGTCGTCCGCAAGGCCATTGTATCGGTGATGTAACCAGGAGGAATTTCTGGACCACCTCACCATCATTTAgccacattattttaatattcatacgaaataataaatgtaaattttttacaattatataaaacaggtacgataaaaaaataatataatttgaaaatccaGGAAATTGTTTAGTTACGCGTAACAGTAtcgtcgtattatattattatggtggtaagATTAGTTGTTCTGCAtcggttaaattattaaagaatttatattttgaataaaaaattaaaaatttttcctCTTCCcagggaaaaaaaatatttaaatatatcatggATAATTGTACACGAAACACGTCACCGCGTATATACGTTCatagatgtatatattattatacgttaaatataaaatacgtgtATATCGCGATATGTGTCAATAATGGTGGCGATATAGCAGTTTTCATTtatcatgatttttaatattgaactcGATCACCAGTCGTTACGTTCAAGTTACGTGCCCAAGTCCTCTTATTCGTACATTTCCAATTTTCATCACACccgtcataatattaatatacacgcTACACGCGTATAGTAACataagtaacaatattttataagcagTAGTATGGCTAGATGTTATCGTACTTAGAGGCACTGTAAATGTTTAGGAGACCATAGAGACTTATcgaagtttacaataatatccattaaaataactaatattataaactaataactggGAAAAATAAACTCTTGATTGTAGGACattgttaattttgttataattatttgggGAAGTGAAGTGTTTTAACATGTTAAGTAAAGttgaataggtatacaatacatataatacatgtataaaaaatgaatgtggTGTATTTATGTTGAAACATTACTCTGGAATGCCTGCGGACATTTTAAGCAGACTTGACATGTGTAGTGTTTAGCCTATTGATTAAACCTCACCTATTACTTGTGTATATCCAAAgaggaaattaaaaacttacctTAGATCCAATCCCAGTAGCTATAATAGTTGTTACTGATAAGCTCTTAAGAGAATGTCAGTACTGTACAAATACTGCATTTGTCTTCTCTCTAACCCACAcgcaacatggcaaattttacgtTTACAATAACGATTATaagtaatcatattaatttctaaaatttgaaggtaagattattatctagagaATCCCATaggcgttttattatattttaattttaaagcgatctatgagtattttaaaattgtaaaatgtttgtagatcttaaaatactcttaattcgctttaaaattaaaatataataaaacggaTATGAGAAGCCCTAAATCTTATAAAAatcttttacattttataagaggttatttcactttaatttagaaattaatatattggtgagagagagaaaataaaaatggtgcTCTAACATcctttctttaaaaaaaaaagtccaatcccagtttttatttttaattatattgtatactgtatCCTTTAAACGTCCGTGTCGAAAGAGATCACAACacgagtataaatattatattaagtgaaaaaataatatatacaattgtgATTAAAACATTAGGTACTCACGTTACTCAGTTCAGATTTGTCTTTATTGGGAGCAGCAAACGCTACACCGACAACCACGGCAATTGTCAACATCGACTTGAAATTATTGATATGAGACATCTTTGTAAAAGTAGTAATTTTCTAGGGatactaaataaaacaataaaacaaaaaaatcgtcaaatattacatttatataattattaacttttattatataaaaatgttgtagtaCCTatctagtttttttaaaaaaaaaattgaagtaaataTTCAAACATCCAGAAACTTAATGTTGCTTAATTCTAAAAAAAggttttagatataataatggttattattaaaatgcatttaaagtaaatatttattattaataataaaatattataatacaattattctgGGTAACTACTTCTTTAAGAAtttagtgaaaaataaaatataaaacaaaattttgtttttatgacacagttaaaaaacaattgaaggataaactttaatttataaatacaaagtgCATCCAAATTTATCTACTAACACAGAATCTGTAATGTTTTGtgttgtattacaatttaaatcgaATAAcagatattatgatttattggcgtatgatttttgtacattttcaaaaattttaaatttccttcAAATCGTAATACGGAAATGAAATATTTGCTTGtaaacgtaaatattataatctctaatattattatagtaaaatgtttCTGGTTTGTCGCGACGAGTTTACACGCGCATCGAAACACTTGGGaccgtataataaattgtagtcGGGAAAAACTTACATGGTGTGTATAAGAAAAACTCTGTAGTCGACTTTAAGTGGAGAGACTATGATATATGTTCAGGAAACTTCTCTCCAGGAAAATCGTTTCGATCGCTGTCGCTGCACTACCGCTACTGAACGCTGACGACGGTTCTGATGTGCGATCAGGTATAGTATTATTTGGCGGACCGGTCGGCGGTGGCATGGCGGGCGGACGACCGATCTGCAAAGCGGTAATAGGGACTAGCCACCGGCAGGGGGGGGAGAGGACTCGGTGGGATGGGTAGCAAAAGATATCCGACGCTGTGTTTTTCCGCGGCGGCCAAGGTCAACGTTGGCACAAAGCCAGTGGATTAAACTCAAATTCTCAACCTCGCTAagacgtaatattatttataggtacatttgtaggtacctacatgtattCTATACTAGTTGTAATTTTCTAcgtattaaatgataaatatctaaacaacaacaacaacaacctcGACGATCGCATTATTCGTATTGTACATAAAAAcgaattataatgtgtatagcgAATGCAACAACGGACGGGGAAGTGAAAAACCGGTGTAAGTCCCGAGGCGAACATTTGCAAAATTACATAtcaagtatatttatatataatatgtatatgtgtgcgtgtgcgtgcgcGTGCGTCATTGAgcttataattatgtattgaaacatattatacgtacgactaaaatatctatattatattattaaacgattATGAGTACGAGTCTAtgtgtttacaataattgtctTAGTGGTTCGCGATAATATAATAGGCGATAGCGGATAGTGGCGCTGGGAAGTCGAGGATgacgattaaaaatattgaggAAACGTGAACGCTCGAATGCCGcattgcaaatactttttaatgtatttgaaatgGTGCATAGTCCAAACGAGGAAAGtccttattacataatattatatgtcactCGTTATGCACCTCTCGCACACTGtgctaatattgtatatatatgttacaaTGGTAGTCACtaacaataggtacatattgatTGCGCCAGCACAAATCAAACATTATTATGCTAAACATGCGATGTGATAAACCGATTaggaattctaaaaaaaaaaaaataaaaacggatAAGTCGCGCTGTTGCATTAGGTTTTGAGTGTACCTACTTCGTCATTGAATAGGTCACCGCGTAAtggatgttttaaatttgaattgaatgataaatcattataccGAAAAGCGAATTCTGTGTGGAGACAGTGAGTCAACTTCTATTCCtttctaggatattttatagttaatttatgtGAAGTACCAACTATtagtaattgtaatttattgttctattattatactaagatAAGTATGTTGactaattttcaacaaaaacatCCAAAAACCTTAGTCAATATCGCCGGTGTATCGTTAAACGGCGTGAATACTGAATAGGTATATGGTATAATTAATACATGTCTAGCTTAAAAtttgtagaaatatttttagaaatatcaaattgtatttagaaaaagataatttaagtaatttattgtagAAGGATATTGTCCAATGACGTCATAATATGCGGTCTGccacaggttttttttatattaacataaatatggttttaggttgagtacagatatttttattttctaaccgaCTTTACGTAACACTTTGTTTATTACCatataaacgaataaaatgtaaaaataacctAGGGGTGATCTAaggtatatttacaattaatggttactgtatattaatatatattcatgattcatacattttcttaaaaaattgtaaattaaaatgatattttaattgttttgagacaatattttgacaaatcgatatgtctacccttaaaaatattatttataagttttatgggtgattttactctaagattactccaaaagaaataatttagcgtaaatgcgttttgtcaaTGTtgtgcgtgggccagagagaaaaaacaaccagtgcgctgacatctcttaattaaaatattaataaatacatagatgtagaaataaaaatatataatataaaataaaataaataaatatttggtgaacatttcaagtctGCCGTTATTTAACCTAAAATTTCACgttaggtacaataaaaaatcataatctaTTTATTCAAGAATTGGTGTTGTTAAATAATCccgtttttaagtatttttttttttgtttttcctgattaCTTTGAAAAGTACTGGATATCAACTAGATACAATTTTCTACTAAAAACTTATAGTTAGTTAAACATAAACAACTTTAACTATTCCTTGAGTTGACGTTAAACGAACAAAtccacacacatattattttaatatatttttttaatttttctattgagATAAACCCGTCAATACAAAAAATGCGTAACgagaatatttgataaattacatACATAGCATGGAAAACAACACTAATGGAAGAATTAGTGACACTTTGCTTTGATTActtgttataggtatatttagtgGTTATTCAGGTATGGTATTATCGGAGGCACGACacctcacacacacacaatatgaTAGTAAAAACCATTCGGCTACGGTTAGAATCTAAAAACCGGAAAAATCATCggcctaaattatttttataaattaaaaaatatgacgtcaataataaacgtatacgtcagtattttgaaatttagaATGTTGatttcttaataaataattatattttgtgaataattattccaatgatggtatattataatgctcaAGGTGGTGATGTCTTCACTCGTGGACTCATACTCGTGTCCCATGGGAAAATTTCACTTTACGCACTAATGCTTAGCTTTCGGCGTatccgtataggtatacttaattgCGTTAAACACTTTAAATACTGTAATGCTATAGTCGAATTTATAACACATTAACCAATTAGTGTGGACATCAACTGCAGTGATGAAATATCTGTGAAATTCGCAATGGAAAAGTACAGGcattaattttggtttaattttattttctgtatgagacttatttattttcattattatgatttactatttataatagataattataattatcttagACTGACTAAATTCGTTAATTAGTATAATTggttaattcaaaaaaaaaatgtattaattttctatttttaaatataaatatttttaaacctgAGTTATAGGTACTCACTACTCCTATTATGATATTGGTTGTCTAATACGTGTTAATGTCGCAGTACGTCAGTACCTACtgactattatttaattactaagaCATACGATGTAAAAACGATCAATTAAAATGTGTTAGGATATTAATGCGCAAACGACAAAATTGCGACAAATATAGCCGCATACTATTTGCGTTCCTAAGATTTAAATCCGAGTTATCACCTGTGTTTTTTGTCTTACTTGAAGCCCGACTTAATATTTACCAGTTTAATATGTGTCCATTCATAGTTCATACCTATACTATTGTTATCGTTGACCGTTTATGACTTCTATGCGAACTATTATAGCTGCGAGGCTTTCCATTCAAATTTCAACGGAATGTTCGACTGTACTTATAACATCCAAATATTTTAGTGTTCGTCgatgttttgataaatatacaatatacttgtGATACTTAAACAAAACTTAGGAATATCTAGTATCTACTCACTTAAATAATTGCAGGATATAGGAGACAAAGAAACATTCTTTAGAAAACTGAAATACAATGGCACGATGATTAAAAgaaaaccaaattaataaaatcggAAGAAAAATACgacatacattaaaaaaatatataaatatttcttgatatataattcacaattttatattttatatttttaattggtatcCATATAAACGTGgttcgaaattattatttaccccCAAAAATCTTGGGCCGCAATTAGGAAGACATTTTGTCTATGGAACGCAACTAGTAGccaaatattgtataggtagctATGCTATATACTTTGTGCttaatgcattttttagtataagatgtattgtttaagtttttatatacgtatataattaactttattttttgattttatacaattgtgagtaaatattacaatatttctatagtacctattttcATTGTTCTTTagagttcattattttttatgatttttgtgcGATTTAATTATCTCTATTTACTggctattattttatactactaaCAAACatgatacctattattaaagttatCCAATTATTAAATCCGTATATTTAACCTAAGTATTGGTCGTCTAAAGACTAAACGTAGTATTGATGAATAGTGGCAGTAGAATTGTAGCAGAGGAATGAATGTACATTAATCTTATGTATCTTATATATGTATGGTTGtattgttgtgtgtgtgtgtgtgtgtgtgtgtgtgtgtgtgtgtgtgagttatataggtactaagtagtaagtacctactatatatataatataataataatatacctatacagaagTTTTTAACATCTCAGATATGTTTTTGTGATGGTTTGTGCAAAATCCGGTTTAGCTGctaggtataaaattataaacgacgTCATGGAGGTCATCGCGAGGTAGTGTACGCCGCGCGCCGCTGTCGTAGGTAGTTATCATCAGGGAAAACCGTGATAACAACGAAAATTAATGGACTACTACGTCAAAGTCGCCACCGTGCAACAAAATGTTctacattacaatttataataatatacattatgtataatatctttattctttatattcCATGTATATAGTAGCACTATGGCAGCAATGGAACTGCAGGCATTTTTGTTCCTATATAAACACAACAAATTGTTTAAACCAGCAAAATGGGCACAACATGATTATGATTACAACGCATTCGACCAGTTTTACACGAATAACAAAAAGCAACATACTGAagaatgattatattaatattttttcagaatactGAAAAGAAAGTATGTcgatacataaatacataataataataagaataatacaattttattcatataattaattaatttaataaaacggGCCGAGGACCAGTGGTACATAGTGATATATGATACAATGTAACTGGTACcagcagtggcgtagccaggggaGGTTTGGATGttagacatttttgatttttcctcatactaaatatattgtttatagggTTTGGGACTGCTTGCATGTTATATTGTAGTGGTCGTAGATTATTTtagataagttataaatttgtctTATGAAATGGCAAAATTAGACACAAAgtttgaatttgcatatttttgaatattttgtcatattttagaaAAAGTGCACATTTGAGCGATTTAAAGcatatttgtgcatattttgcattttttaaacatatgtacatataattgtCGGGAAAAATCATGATTGGATAACACTGGAGTACAATAGGCGCTAATTTTGAGATTTGGGGAGGCCGAAGCCTAATaccatactattataaaattgaatatgcttaaaaaaatgtagtaaatgTTTAGGAGAGCTGTTAAAGTTGTTGATGGGGCTTGGCTACAGTTGGCCCTATTTTCGCATATGGTACGTAAGATTTTATAAGTCTCTTTGTGGCAAAACTGTATTAAAACTATGATTGACATCTAGATTCTAGATTGTACCATGGCTTAAATACATAAGGTTATTGCAGTAGTACCCCCACTATATCATTTTATCACTTTAAGGAATTAAAATGGCAGCGTAAGGAGACGACCTATTCTGGCTATACTATGATATGCCTCTTACGctgccattttatttttgtttgataataatatgtgcaataaccttgtatatttaa
This genomic window from Metopolophium dirhodum isolate CAU chromosome 1, ASM1992520v1, whole genome shotgun sequence contains:
- the LOC132935350 gene encoding uncharacterized protein LOC132935350 isoform X2, with product MSHINNFKSMLTIAVVVGVAFAAPNKDKSELSNEIAQSGSFITKNGDSVSASFGGFHAAASLADDGSAMASAGGNGLGASSGYGAGGAGAGAGFIGVNEFVSTGMPMKPATGGYGNSGKPEGPYYPGGAGAGIGGNGSGGLFDRIFAIPINVLQSVNTYLNQKQIHQGQPGVVVHGHHQNNGVASASASAVAGSAAYGNSDKAPLASVSSDYGHESAGASGNGKAGASMMIPITALRSVQNLLNG
- the LOC132935350 gene encoding uncharacterized protein LOC132935350 isoform X1 → MSHINNFKSMLTIAVVVGVAFAAPNKDKSELSNEIAQSGSFITKNGDSVSASFGGFHAAASLADDGSAMASAGGNGLGASSGYGAGGAGAGAGFIGVNEFVSTGMPMKPATGGYGNSGKPEGPYYPGGAGAGIGGNGSGGLFDRIFAIPINVLQSVNTYLNQKQIHQGQPGVVVHGHHQNNGVASASASAVAGSAAYGNSDKAPLASVSSDYGHESAGASGNGKAGASMMVQTKTNYDEIFNIPITALRSVQNLLNG